One region of Thermoflexus sp. genomic DNA includes:
- a CDS encoding peptide ABC transporter substrate-binding protein, which yields MNRSQAWWWLSLVALVGLVLSACAPAATPTPQVIEKERVVEKVVTPTPVPRKVLRLNLGPGDVPTLDPSLATDTSSIQIIELAFVGLTRQNEETAAVEPGMAERWEVSPDGKVWTFYLRKGIPWVRWNGQEVEQVKDEKGNVRYVTAHDFYYGAIRTLDPKTGGEYAYVPAFFIEGAKEFNEGTITDPTKVGIKVLDDYTIQFTLKEPVGFFANIAGLWMLRAEPQWLIKEKGDRWTETGAYHSYGPYVMKEWVHDSHIVMVANPFWPDNIPSVPKPKIEEIVFRMLDESPAFAEYEAGNLDVAGVPLSEIDRVKADPKLSKELYIAPVLCTYYYGFNVTKPPFDDARMRLAFSLAVDRKAIV from the coding sequence ATGAACCGCTCACAGGCATGGTGGTGGCTTTCGCTGGTCGCTCTGGTGGGCCTGGTGCTCTCCGCCTGCGCCCCCGCGGCCACGCCAACCCCCCAGGTGATTGAGAAAGAGCGAGTGGTGGAGAAAGTGGTGACCCCAACTCCCGTGCCCCGTAAAGTCCTCCGCCTCAATCTGGGCCCTGGCGATGTTCCGACGTTAGATCCTTCCCTGGCTACCGATACTTCCTCAATCCAGATCATCGAACTGGCCTTTGTTGGCCTGACCCGTCAGAATGAGGAGACCGCCGCGGTCGAGCCCGGGATGGCGGAGCGCTGGGAGGTCTCGCCGGATGGCAAGGTGTGGACCTTCTACCTGCGCAAGGGCATCCCGTGGGTGCGCTGGAATGGCCAGGAGGTGGAGCAGGTCAAGGATGAAAAGGGCAACGTCCGTTACGTGACCGCCCACGACTTCTACTATGGGGCCATCCGCACCCTGGATCCCAAGACCGGCGGCGAATACGCCTACGTGCCGGCCTTCTTCATCGAGGGCGCGAAAGAGTTCAACGAGGGAACCATCACCGACCCGACCAAGGTCGGCATCAAGGTGCTGGATGATTACACCATCCAGTTCACGCTGAAGGAGCCGGTGGGCTTCTTCGCTAACATCGCCGGCCTTTGGATGCTGCGGGCGGAGCCCCAGTGGCTGATCAAGGAGAAAGGCGACCGCTGGACGGAGACCGGCGCTTACCATTCCTATGGCCCCTATGTGATGAAGGAGTGGGTCCACGACAGCCACATCGTGATGGTCGCCAACCCCTTCTGGCCGGATAACATCCCCAGCGTACCGAAGCCAAAGATCGAGGAGATCGTCTTCCGGATGCTGGATGAGTCTCCCGCCTTCGCCGAATATGAAGCGGGGAACCTGGATGTGGCCGGTGTGCCGCTTTCCGAGATCGATCGGGTGAAGGCGGATCCCAAGCTCTCCAAGGAGCTGTACATCGCGCCGGTCCTCTGCACCTACTACTACGGCTTCAACGTCACCAAGCCGCCCTTCGATGACGCCCGCATGCGGCTGGCCTTCTCCCTGGCTGTGGACCGCAAGGCCATCGTGGA
- a CDS encoding metal-sensing transcriptional repressor, which yields MPKRSSPASRESAQGALLRSTRAPQVQVYLTPEQERALDARLARIEGHLAAVRRMLAEHQDCNSLLVQLAAIKAALNQAIITLLESHMEACIIACAMDEDSRAALEGLKEAMAIVLRKT from the coding sequence ATGCCGAAGCGGTCTTCTCCTGCAAGCCGGGAATCGGCCCAAGGCGCGCTGCTTCGATCCACTCGCGCACCACAGGTTCAGGTCTATCTGACGCCGGAGCAGGAGCGCGCCCTGGACGCCCGTCTGGCCCGCATCGAGGGGCACCTGGCCGCCGTTCGACGGATGCTGGCAGAGCACCAGGACTGCAACAGCCTGCTGGTGCAGCTGGCGGCGATCAAGGCCGCGCTCAATCAGGCGATCATCACGCTTCTGGAAAGCCATATGGAGGCATGCATCATCGCCTGCGCCATGGATGAGGACAGCCGCGCGGCCCTTGAGGGCCTGAAAGAGGCGATGGCCATCGTCCTGCGGAAGACGTAA
- a CDS encoding presenilin family intramembrane aspartyl protease — translation MDLLPQLWAWLADPNVAYLLLVGGILAAVAAWSIPGTGLAEGLAVLMLGLALIGLLRLPISAAGLLLILLGALLFLSELYFQSGGYLGLSGALALGLGGMLLLPPGTGKRIAPLILVGTTLIAAVASFGLAFLMRQLGRRPPLQSPERLIGAEGIAQTDLDPEGTVWVRGETWTARSAEGRIAAGERVRVLAVHGLRLQVARMEQPSRPSSVYAESSHPPSGPAAVGGGMAILLAVHWLGFLEFDLSSGHLPVPADPSLAIARQLSEQLAARPVGEQAISTLPMALGWMALGLLLALLLLRLRGSSGVLGDVMLGVLMLALFFSLRLVWISLLGPLPPWGLPILVGIAFGLMLGWRRRPGWVALNGMGLLICSAAAVYLGYLWTPVATAALLFVMMLYDALAVYIFGHMQRLAEWAIRERVPLMFFIPLDFLSSRRKSPALILGFGDAVLPAVLTLSALRTHPTSWPAVGTLLGILIGHGILVRGFLTRGKGHAGLPFLAGGALLGYGLGSVLEMALG, via the coding sequence ATGGATCTCCTACCGCAACTGTGGGCCTGGCTGGCGGATCCCAATGTGGCCTATCTCCTGCTGGTGGGCGGGATCCTGGCTGCCGTCGCCGCCTGGAGCATCCCGGGGACCGGGCTCGCGGAGGGCCTGGCGGTCCTGATGCTGGGCCTGGCGCTGATCGGCCTTCTGCGCCTGCCGATCAGCGCCGCCGGGCTCCTGCTGATCCTGCTGGGCGCCCTCCTGTTCCTTTCGGAGCTCTATTTCCAGAGCGGGGGATACCTCGGCCTGTCCGGGGCCCTGGCGCTGGGGCTGGGCGGCATGCTCCTGCTTCCCCCCGGCACCGGGAAACGGATCGCCCCCTTGATCCTCGTCGGAACCACCCTGATCGCGGCCGTCGCCTCATTCGGTCTGGCTTTCCTGATGCGGCAGCTCGGACGGCGCCCTCCCCTTCAGTCCCCGGAGCGGCTGATCGGGGCGGAGGGCATCGCCCAGACGGATCTGGATCCGGAGGGGACGGTCTGGGTGCGGGGGGAAACGTGGACGGCGCGATCGGCAGAGGGGCGGATCGCCGCGGGCGAGCGGGTTCGGGTGCTGGCCGTTCATGGATTGCGCCTGCAGGTGGCGCGCATGGAACAGCCCTCCAGGCCTTCCTCTGTGTATGCCGAATCCTCGCATCCCCCATCCGGGCCGGCGGCCGTGGGCGGCGGTATGGCCATCCTCCTGGCCGTCCACTGGCTCGGTTTCCTGGAATTCGATCTGTCTTCCGGGCATCTCCCCGTTCCGGCCGATCCCTCGCTGGCCATAGCCCGTCAGCTCTCCGAGCAGCTCGCGGCCCGTCCAGTGGGTGAGCAGGCGATCTCCACCCTCCCGATGGCCCTGGGGTGGATGGCCCTCGGTTTGCTTCTGGCCCTTCTCCTGCTCCGGCTGCGCGGCTCCTCGGGGGTCCTGGGGGACGTCATGCTGGGCGTGCTCATGCTGGCTCTATTTTTCTCTCTCCGCCTTGTGTGGATCTCCCTGCTTGGGCCGCTCCCCCCATGGGGCCTTCCGATCCTGGTAGGGATTGCTTTCGGTCTGATGCTCGGATGGCGCCGTCGGCCAGGATGGGTGGCGTTAAACGGGATGGGGCTGCTGATCTGCAGCGCGGCAGCGGTTTACCTGGGGTATCTGTGGACCCCTGTGGCGACGGCAGCCCTGCTGTTCGTGATGATGCTGTATGATGCGCTGGCGGTTTACATCTTCGGACACATGCAACGGCTCGCGGAGTGGGCGATCCGGGAGCGCGTGCCCCTCATGTTTTTCATCCCCCTGGACTTCCTCTCCTCTCGCCGGAAGAGCCCGGCCCTGATCCTGGGATTCGGGGACGCGGTTCTGCCCGCCGTTTTAACCCTCTCCGCCCTTCGGACCCATCCCACATCGTGGCCCGCTGTGGGGACGCTCCTCGGGATCCTGATCGGCCATGGGATTCTGGTTCGCGGGTTTCTTACGAGGGGAAAGGGCCACGCCGGGCTCCCTTTCCTCGCCGGGGGAGCGCTGCTGGGCTATGGGCTGGGAAGCGTGCTGGAAATGGCCCTTGGATAG
- the rpsF gene encoding 30S ribosomal protein S6: MLVSPAPRIRPYELMVVLDPELSPEQQEQVIERLKSLITANGGQIQEVIPWGRRRFCYPIRKRMEGHYVLMRAEMPAQATAPLERALRITEEVLRHLLVRLDED, translated from the coding sequence GTGCTGGTTTCACCGGCGCCTCGCATTCGACCCTATGAGTTAATGGTGGTTCTGGATCCGGAGCTGTCTCCGGAGCAGCAGGAGCAGGTCATCGAACGCCTCAAAAGCCTCATCACCGCAAATGGCGGGCAGATCCAGGAGGTGATCCCCTGGGGCCGCCGCCGTTTCTGTTATCCGATCCGGAAGAGGATGGAAGGCCACTACGTCCTCATGCGGGCCGAGATGCCGGCCCAGGCGACTGCCCCTCTGGAACGCGCCCTGCGCATCACGGAGGAGGTCCTTCGTCACCTCCTGGTTCGCCTGGATGAGGATTAA
- a CDS encoding single-stranded DNA-binding protein, with product MGGWSPTMRGLNKVMIIGQVGRDPEMRFTPNGRPVTTFPVATPRTWIASNGERREETEWFNVVAWGGLAEICKQRLRKGMYVYVEGRLQTRGWEDAEGRRHYRTELVANEMILLGEGRAALPGFGEEEEPEPGEEAAEEFPF from the coding sequence ATGGGAGGATGGAGCCCGACGATGCGTGGGTTGAATAAGGTGATGATCATCGGTCAGGTCGGACGGGATCCCGAGATGCGTTTCACTCCGAACGGACGCCCGGTGACGACGTTCCCGGTGGCCACCCCGCGGACCTGGATCGCCAGCAATGGGGAGCGGCGGGAGGAGACGGAGTGGTTCAATGTCGTCGCCTGGGGTGGGCTGGCGGAGATCTGCAAGCAGCGTCTGCGGAAGGGGATGTATGTTTATGTGGAGGGCCGGCTGCAGACCCGCGGCTGGGAAGACGCGGAGGGCCGCCGGCATTACCGGACCGAGCTGGTGGCGAATGAGATGATCCTGCTGGGGGAAGGGCGCGCCGCGCTCCCGGGCTTTGGAGAAGAGGAGGAACCCGAACCCGGAGAGGAGGCGGCTGAGGAGTTCCCCTTTTAG
- the rpsR gene encoding 30S ribosomal protein S18 yields the protein MAEERNAIESPASEAVEAAVEGAAPAAVSPAAPAKAAPVRRYVQPPRLCYFCVERVTIDYKNVDLLRRFVNERARIKPRRQTGTCAKHQRRLSVAIKRARHLGLLPFTAEHVRKYGWGGV from the coding sequence TTGGCGGAAGAACGGAATGCGATCGAAAGCCCGGCGTCGGAGGCCGTGGAAGCCGCTGTGGAGGGCGCGGCTCCGGCTGCGGTGTCTCCGGCGGCCCCTGCGAAGGCCGCTCCGGTGCGCCGTTATGTGCAGCCGCCACGCCTGTGTTATTTCTGTGTCGAGCGTGTGACGATCGACTATAAGAACGTCGACCTGCTGCGCCGTTTTGTGAACGAGCGGGCGCGCATCAAGCCCCGCCGCCAGACGGGCACATGCGCCAAACACCAGCGGCGCCTCTCGGTGGCGATCAAGCGGGCGCGCCACCTGGGGCTTCTCCCGTTCACGGCCGAGCATGTCCGCAAATACGGCTGGGGAGGGGTCTGA
- a CDS encoding peptidylprolyl isomerase encodes MARKPTSINRKALSRAEREARIQRWILLATAGVVALAILILAGGFFYEKMIWPDQPVASVDGRPIRTREFQKRFRFVEDSLRRQAALLERESASLNPNDPAQATIAALYRQQIRQINLQLEDPVLLGRAVLQQMIDERLIQAEAERRGIRVPSEAIDREIERRFGFVRETPTPAGSPTPTITPGPGTPGPTPLPTPTPMSEASFRALYAAQLKRWEGELGFTEADYRAMIEAELLEQQLREAFAREVPTHEEQVDVRMITAETLDLANELYRRVQAEGFEKVFADVEAGRVVSATAQNMGWTPVGGLGSLYGTELEKIVFATPVLSTTSVITSPVGYHIVFVAGREDRELAPYYLEARQRQVFEDWLQKQRTDPNRVRYFDWQNRLPRPTIARSAPR; translated from the coding sequence ATGGCTCGAAAACCGACCAGCATCAACCGCAAAGCGCTCTCCCGGGCGGAACGGGAAGCCCGGATCCAGCGCTGGATCCTGCTGGCCACCGCCGGGGTGGTGGCTCTGGCGATCCTGATCCTCGCCGGCGGTTTTTTTTATGAGAAGATGATCTGGCCGGATCAGCCGGTGGCTTCCGTGGATGGCCGGCCGATCCGAACCCGGGAGTTCCAGAAGCGGTTCCGGTTTGTGGAGGATTCACTGCGACGGCAGGCGGCTCTCCTGGAGCGGGAGAGCGCCTCCCTCAACCCGAACGATCCCGCGCAGGCCACCATCGCAGCCCTTTATCGGCAGCAGATCCGGCAAATCAACCTCCAGCTGGAAGATCCTGTCCTCCTGGGCCGGGCCGTCCTCCAGCAGATGATCGACGAGCGGCTGATCCAAGCGGAGGCCGAACGGCGCGGGATCCGGGTTCCCTCAGAGGCGATCGATCGGGAGATCGAGCGCCGCTTCGGCTTCGTTCGGGAGACGCCGACCCCGGCCGGATCCCCCACGCCGACCATCACCCCGGGCCCCGGAACCCCTGGGCCCACCCCTCTTCCCACACCCACCCCGATGTCGGAAGCCAGCTTCCGGGCCCTGTATGCAGCCCAGCTCAAGCGGTGGGAGGGGGAACTCGGGTTCACGGAGGCGGATTACCGGGCTATGATCGAGGCGGAGTTGCTCGAACAGCAGTTGCGGGAGGCGTTCGCCCGGGAGGTGCCCACCCATGAGGAGCAGGTGGATGTCCGTATGATCACCGCGGAGACGCTGGATCTGGCGAACGAGCTGTATCGCCGGGTTCAGGCAGAGGGCTTTGAGAAGGTCTTCGCGGACGTGGAGGCCGGCCGGGTGGTCAGCGCCACCGCCCAGAACATGGGCTGGACGCCGGTGGGCGGGCTGGGGTCGTTATATGGGACGGAGCTGGAGAAGATCGTTTTCGCCACCCCGGTTCTGTCGACGACGTCCGTGATCACCTCGCCGGTGGGTTATCACATCGTCTTCGTGGCCGGCCGGGAGGATCGGGAGCTCGCCCCTTATTATCTGGAGGCGCGTCAGCGACAGGTCTTCGAGGACTGGCTCCAGAAACAGCGCACCGATCCGAATCGGGTGCGCTATTTCGACTGGCAGAACCGGCTTCCGCGCCCGACCATAGCCCGCTCCGCGCCGCGTTAG
- a CDS encoding MFS transporter, which yields MAALTMTVEEAIDRVGLGRFQYKLMAICGAGWAADAMEVLLISFALPAIRQEWGLTTAQAGLLGTAIFLGMLAGAWFWGTLSDRIGRKLGFILTVLIDSGFGLLSALSPNFATLVLLRALTGFGVGGTLPVDYAIFAEYLPRQQRGRYLVYLEAFWALGALIAAGLAWLIVPRVGWRPLLAISALPGLIVFWIRRYVPESPRFLLIHGREEEARAVLAQVARENGAPLPDGIRLVAPPAPPVTVGDLWRRPYTRTTALLWLIWFGISLGYYGVFTWLPTLFVQRGLTFLRSYEYIFILTVAQLPGYFSAAYLVEQIGRRKTLGLYLIASGIFTYLFAAAVSLPAYVGAAIWMSFFALGAWGALYAYTPEAYPTQLRTTGMGAASGMTRIAGALAPTLGGYLLGVSMPLALTAFAAAYLISGVAALSLPYETKGRPLADVVGEI from the coding sequence ATGGCCGCTCTGACGATGACCGTCGAGGAAGCCATCGATCGGGTGGGCCTGGGCCGGTTTCAATACAAGCTCATGGCGATCTGCGGCGCGGGATGGGCCGCGGACGCCATGGAGGTGCTGCTGATCTCCTTCGCACTGCCGGCCATCCGTCAGGAGTGGGGGCTGACAACGGCCCAGGCGGGTCTGTTGGGCACAGCGATCTTCTTAGGGATGCTGGCCGGTGCCTGGTTCTGGGGGACGCTCTCCGATCGCATCGGGCGCAAACTGGGGTTCATCCTGACGGTGCTGATCGACTCCGGATTCGGCTTGCTTTCCGCCCTCTCCCCGAATTTCGCCACCCTGGTCCTCCTGCGCGCGCTCACCGGATTCGGAGTAGGGGGCACATTGCCGGTGGACTATGCCATCTTCGCGGAGTATCTGCCCCGCCAGCAGCGAGGGCGTTACCTGGTTTATCTGGAGGCCTTCTGGGCGCTGGGGGCCCTGATCGCCGCGGGGCTGGCCTGGCTGATCGTGCCGCGGGTGGGATGGCGGCCTCTCCTGGCGATCTCCGCTCTGCCCGGCCTCATCGTCTTCTGGATCCGCCGGTATGTCCCCGAATCCCCACGCTTCCTGCTGATCCACGGGCGCGAGGAGGAGGCCCGTGCCGTTCTGGCCCAGGTCGCCCGGGAGAACGGCGCCCCGCTCCCGGATGGGATCCGGCTGGTGGCGCCGCCGGCGCCGCCGGTCACCGTAGGGGATCTGTGGCGTCGGCCCTACACGCGGACCACGGCGCTGCTGTGGCTGATCTGGTTCGGGATCTCCCTGGGCTACTACGGCGTCTTCACCTGGCTGCCCACTCTGTTCGTGCAGCGCGGCTTGACCTTCCTCCGCTCCTATGAATATATCTTCATCCTGACCGTGGCCCAGCTCCCGGGCTATTTCTCAGCGGCCTATCTGGTCGAGCAGATCGGGCGGCGGAAGACCCTGGGGCTGTATCTGATCGCCAGCGGGATCTTCACCTATCTGTTTGCTGCGGCCGTCTCCCTGCCGGCCTATGTAGGGGCGGCGATCTGGATGTCGTTCTTCGCGCTGGGGGCATGGGGCGCGCTGTATGCCTACACCCCCGAGGCCTATCCCACCCAGCTGCGCACAACGGGCATGGGCGCGGCCAGCGGGATGACCCGGATCGCGGGGGCTCTCGCGCCGACCCTTGGGGGATACCTGCTGGGGGTCTCTATGCCACTGGCCCTGACGGCCTTCGCAGCGGCGTATCTGATCTCCGGGGTGGCCGCTTTGTCGCTGCCTTACGAAACCAAAGGCCGGCCTTTGGCCGATGTCGTGGGGGAGATATAG
- a CDS encoding transcription repressor NadR — MAVQGKPAERLAGPEARRAQILELLRTAGRPLTGSELAQRLGTSRQIIVQDIAVLRAAGVEILATPRGYCLPSARPAHRMLVAVRHTPDQTEDELTLLVDLGVEVVDVIVEHAIYGELRGSLHIASREDVRQFMEALRRTGARLLSELTGGLHLHTLEARNPETLERAREALRQRGYLVE; from the coding sequence ATGGCCGTTCAGGGGAAGCCCGCGGAACGCCTCGCGGGCCCGGAGGCCCGTCGGGCGCAGATCCTGGAGTTGCTGCGAACGGCCGGCCGGCCGCTCACCGGTTCGGAGCTGGCCCAGCGCCTGGGGACCAGCCGGCAGATCATCGTGCAGGATATCGCGGTATTGCGGGCGGCCGGCGTGGAGATCCTGGCCACGCCCCGGGGATACTGTCTCCCCAGCGCCCGGCCGGCCCATCGGATGCTGGTGGCGGTCCGCCATACCCCGGATCAGACCGAGGACGAGCTGACGCTCCTGGTGGATCTGGGGGTGGAGGTGGTGGACGTGATCGTGGAGCACGCGATCTACGGAGAACTGCGGGGAAGCCTGCACATCGCTTCCCGCGAGGATGTCCGTCAGTTCATGGAAGCGCTGCGGCGGACCGGGGCCCGGTTGTTGAGCGAGCTGACCGGCGGGCTGCATCTGCACACCCTGGAGGCGCGGAATCCGGAGACCCTGGAACGGGCGCGGGAGGCGCTGCGGCAACGAGGGTATCTGGTGGAGTGA
- a CDS encoding cysteine hydrolase family protein — MVEVPEYSLAPSVEIDPRTSALIIVDMQNDFVHPQGKLFVPDAPATVPKIRKLLDLARSSGMFVVFTQDTHYPGDPEFPIWGEHCLAGTWGWEIVDDLKPREGELILPKRRYDAFYGTPLEHELRLRGIRDLVICGTVASICVHYTAASAALRWFHVILPVDATSALHPFDMEAANRQTAFLFRGTLTTVDALRVRSPVTA, encoded by the coding sequence ATGGTGGAGGTTCCGGAATATTCCCTGGCTCCCTCCGTGGAGATCGATCCCCGGACATCGGCGCTGATCATCGTGGATATGCAGAACGATTTCGTCCACCCCCAGGGCAAGCTCTTCGTCCCGGATGCCCCGGCCACAGTCCCGAAGATCCGCAAGCTCCTGGACCTGGCCCGCTCCAGCGGGATGTTCGTGGTCTTCACCCAGGACACCCATTATCCGGGAGATCCGGAGTTCCCGATCTGGGGAGAGCACTGTCTGGCGGGCACATGGGGCTGGGAGATCGTGGACGATCTGAAGCCCCGGGAAGGGGAGCTGATCCTTCCCAAGCGGCGCTATGACGCTTTCTACGGCACGCCCCTGGAGCACGAGCTCCGGCTTCGGGGGATCCGCGATCTGGTGATCTGCGGCACGGTGGCCAGCATCTGCGTGCACTACACGGCGGCCAGCGCGGCCCTGCGCTGGTTCCACGTGATCCTTCCCGTCGATGCGACCTCCGCTCTCCATCCTTTCGACATGGAAGCGGCCAACCGCCAGACCGCCTTCCTGTTCCGGGGCACGCTGACCACGGTGGATGCCCTCCGGGTGCGCTCCCCAGTGACCGCTTGA
- a CDS encoding MIP/aquaporin family protein codes for MAPWVAEIIGTMILILLGDGVVANVVLGKTKGQASGWIVITTGWAMAVAMAVYAVGRISGAHINPAVTIALAAVGKFPWSDVPLYIVGQFIGAFIGAVLVWLAYYPHWAETPDPALKRAVFCTAPNIRNYALNLLTEVIGTFTLVFGVLAIGANKLADGLAPLLVAFLVWAIGLSLGGPTGYAINPARDLGPRIAHAVLPIPGKGDSDWGYSWVPVVGPIVGGLIGAFLFVALGM; via the coding sequence ATGGCACCCTGGGTGGCGGAGATCATCGGCACGATGATCCTCATCCTCCTGGGCGACGGCGTAGTGGCCAACGTCGTCCTGGGCAAGACCAAGGGCCAGGCCTCGGGGTGGATCGTGATCACCACGGGGTGGGCCATGGCGGTGGCCATGGCCGTGTATGCGGTGGGCCGCATCAGCGGGGCCCACATCAACCCGGCTGTGACCATCGCCCTTGCTGCCGTCGGTAAATTCCCATGGTCCGATGTTCCCCTCTACATCGTGGGCCAGTTCATCGGCGCCTTCATCGGCGCGGTGCTGGTCTGGCTGGCGTATTACCCCCACTGGGCGGAGACGCCGGATCCCGCCCTCAAGCGCGCGGTGTTCTGCACGGCTCCCAACATCCGCAATTACGCGCTGAACCTCCTCACCGAGGTCATCGGGACCTTCACGCTGGTCTTTGGGGTTCTGGCTATCGGAGCGAACAAGCTGGCGGATGGTCTCGCTCCTCTGCTGGTGGCTTTCTTGGTGTGGGCCATCGGCCTCTCCCTGGGCGGACCCACGGGCTATGCCATCAACCCGGCCCGTGACCTCGGGCCGCGCATCGCCCACGCGGTGCTTCCGATCCCGGGCAAAGGCGACTCCGACTGGGGCTACAGCTGGGTGCCGGTGGTCGGCCCCATCGTGGGCGGCCTGATCGGCGCCTTCCTGTTCGTGGCGCTGGGGATGTAA
- the dhaK gene encoding dihydroxyacetone kinase subunit DhaK, which produces MKKLINDPMNVVPEALEGMAKAHPDLIKVHFNPNFVYRADAPRPGKVAVISGGGSGHEPMHVGFVGYGMLDAACPGAVFTSPTPDQMYEAAKAVHGGAGILMIVKNYAGDVMNFDMAADLLRGEGFQVESVLIADDVAVESSLYSQGRRGTGTTVLAEKILGAAAERGYDLQRLAALGRRVAENGRSMGMALTSCTVPHVGKPTFELGEDEMEIGIGIHGEPGRYREPLKKADEIVERLMEPILKDLPFKAGDRVICMVNSMGGTPLSELYIVYRKVAEICEKSGIQIVRNLVGAYITSLEMAGTSITLLRADDEMLELWDHPVKTPALRWGM; this is translated from the coding sequence ATGAAGAAATTGATTAACGACCCGATGAATGTGGTCCCGGAAGCGCTGGAGGGGATGGCTAAGGCCCATCCGGATCTGATCAAGGTGCACTTCAACCCCAATTTCGTTTACCGCGCCGATGCGCCCCGGCCCGGGAAGGTGGCGGTGATCTCGGGCGGCGGCAGCGGCCATGAGCCGATGCACGTGGGCTTTGTGGGCTACGGGATGCTGGATGCGGCCTGCCCGGGCGCGGTGTTCACCTCTCCCACCCCGGACCAGATGTATGAGGCGGCCAAAGCCGTCCACGGGGGCGCCGGGATCCTGATGATCGTAAAGAACTATGCCGGGGACGTGATGAACTTCGATATGGCGGCGGATCTCCTGCGGGGCGAGGGCTTCCAGGTGGAGAGCGTGCTGATCGCCGACGACGTGGCGGTGGAGAGCAGCCTCTACTCCCAGGGCCGGCGGGGGACGGGCACCACGGTGCTGGCGGAGAAGATCCTGGGAGCGGCCGCCGAGCGCGGCTACGATCTCCAGCGCCTGGCCGCCCTGGGCCGCCGGGTGGCGGAGAACGGTCGCTCCATGGGGATGGCCCTGACCTCGTGCACGGTGCCCCATGTGGGCAAGCCGACCTTTGAGCTGGGCGAGGACGAGATGGAGATCGGCATCGGCATCCACGGGGAGCCCGGCCGCTACCGTGAGCCCCTGAAGAAGGCCGATGAGATCGTCGAGCGGCTGATGGAGCCCATCCTGAAGGACCTCCCCTTCAAAGCTGGCGATCGGGTGATCTGCATGGTGAACTCGATGGGCGGCACCCCCTTGAGCGAGCTCTACATCGTCTACCGCAAGGTCGCGGAGATCTGCGAGAAGTCCGGCATCCAGATCGTCCGCAACCTGGTGGGGGCCTATATCACCTCCCTGGAGATGGCCGGGACTTCTATCACCCTGCTCCGGGCGGATGATGAGATGCTGGAGCTGTGGGATCATCCGGTCAAGACCCCCGCGCTGCGCTGGGGGATGTGA
- the dhaL gene encoding dihydroxyacetone kinase subunit DhaL: MPVTRDDVVAWLERCAAVLEEHRDYLTQLDAAIGDADHGVNMDRGFKAFMAKLPSVADKDIGTILKTLGMTLVATVGGAGGPLYGTFFLQLGVKTANKLMLTPEDWAEALEAGIQGVIARGQARPGDKTMVDALLPALEAFQEAIRNGDSFGKALQRMAEAAEQGMKATIPMVARKGRASYLGERSAGHQDPGATSSYLILKAAADTWANAT, from the coding sequence ATGCCGGTGACGCGGGATGATGTCGTGGCCTGGCTGGAGCGTTGCGCTGCGGTGCTGGAGGAGCATCGGGATTATCTCACGCAGCTGGACGCGGCGATCGGCGATGCCGATCATGGCGTCAACATGGATCGCGGGTTCAAGGCCTTCATGGCCAAGCTGCCCTCCGTGGCGGATAAGGACATTGGGACCATCCTCAAGACCCTGGGGATGACCCTCGTGGCCACGGTGGGCGGGGCTGGCGGGCCGCTTTACGGCACGTTCTTCCTGCAGTTAGGCGTGAAGACCGCCAATAAGCTTATGCTGACCCCGGAGGATTGGGCCGAGGCCCTGGAGGCGGGCATTCAGGGAGTGATCGCCCGCGGCCAGGCCCGCCCGGGCGACAAGACGATGGTCGACGCCCTGCTGCCGGCCCTGGAGGCCTTCCAGGAGGCCATCCGCAATGGGGATTCGTTCGGAAAGGCGCTCCAACGGATGGCCGAGGCGGCGGAGCAGGGGATGAAGGCCACGATCCCGATGGTGGCCCGCAAGGGGCGCGCCAGCTATCTCGGGGAGCGTTCCGCCGGCCACCAGGATCCGGGGGCTACTTCCTCTTATCTCATCCTGAAAGCGGCCGCCGACACGTGGGCCAATGCGACATGA